One window of Panthera tigris isolate Pti1 chromosome C2, P.tigris_Pti1_mat1.1, whole genome shotgun sequence genomic DNA carries:
- the LOC102951798 gene encoding carbonyl reductase [NADPH] 1-like has translation MSSHIRVALVTGANKGIGLAIVRDLCRQFSGDVVLTARDEARGRAAVQQLQAEGLSPRFHLLDIDDLQSIRALRDFLREEYGGLDVLVNNAGIALADGDPTPLHIQAQVTLRTNFFGTRDMCTELLPLMKPQGRVVNVSSIMSLVALKNCSPGMQQKFRSETITEEELLELMNKFVEDTKSGVHRKEGWPDTRALTYGVSKMGVTVLSRIYARKLSEQRRGDRILLNACCPGWVRTAMGGPTAIKSPEEGAETPVYLALLPPDAKEPHGEFVMEKKVEQWGPPSQFPSWVPL, from the exons ATGTCGTCACACATCCGTGTAGCGCTGGTGACCGGGGCCAACAAGGGCATCGGCTTGGCCATCGTGCGTGACCTGTGCCGGCAGTTCTCCGGGGACGTGGTGCTCACGGCACGGGACGAGGCGCGGGGACGGGCGGCCGTGCAGCAGCTCCAGGCCGAGGGACTGAGCCCCCGCTTCCACCTGCTGGACATAGACGACCTGCAGAGCATCCGCGCCCTGCGCGACTTCCTGCGCGAGGAGTACGGGGGCCTGGACGTGCTGGTCAACAACGCGGGCATTGCTCTTGCTG ATGGTGACCCCACCCCCTTACATATTCAAGCACAAGTGACATTGAGAACAAACTTCTTTGGTACTCGAGACATGTGCACAGAACTGCTGCCTCTAATGAAACCACAAG GCAGAGTGGTCAATGTGTCTAGCATAATGAGCTTAGTAGCTCTTAAGAACTGCAGCCCAGGAATGCAGCAGAAGTTCAGAAGTGAGACTATCACAGAGGAGGAGCTGTTGGAACTCATGAACAAGTTCGTGGAAGACACAAAGAGTGGGGTACACAGGAAGGAGGGCTGGCCTGATACGAGGGCACTCACATATGGAGTGTCAAAGATGGGTGTCACCGTCCTGTCCAGAATCTATGCCAGGAAactgagtgagcagaggaggggagacaggatCCTCCTGAATGCCTGCTGCCCTGGGTGGGTGAGAACAGCCATGGGTGGACCTACAGCCATTAAAAGCCCAGAAGAAGGAGCAGAGACTCCCGTCTACTTGGCCCTTTTGCCCCCGGATGCCAAGGAGCCTCACGGGGAGTTTGTTATGGAGAAGAAAGTTGAACAATGGGGACCCCCCTCTCAGTTCCCTTCATGGGTCCCGTTATGA